In a genomic window of Polypterus senegalus isolate Bchr_013 chromosome 13, ASM1683550v1, whole genome shotgun sequence:
- the cnot6a gene encoding CCR4-NOT transcription complex subunit 6a produces MPKEKYDPPDPRRMYTIMSSEEAANGKKSNWAELEISGKVKSLSTALWSLTHLTALHLSDNSLSRIPPDIAKLHNLVYLDLSSNKIRSLPAELGNMVSLRELLLNNNLLRVLPFELGKLFQLQTLGLKGNPLTQDILNLYQEPDGTRRLLNFLLDNLSGSAKRIPTEQPPPSRSWIVLQEPDRAHPSALFSVMCYNVLCDKYATRQLYGYCPSWALNWEYRKKSIMQEILSCSADIISLQEVETEQYFHFFLMELKEQGYDGFFSPKSRARTMSESDRKHVDGCAIFYKTEKFNLVQKHTVEFNQLAMANSEGSEPMLNRVMTKDNIGVAVLLELRKELIELSSGKPLHGIERQLILVANAHMHWDPEYSDVKLVQTMMFLSEVKNIIDKASRSLKLSSVSGETNAIPLVLCADLNSLPDSGVVEYLTTGGVDITHKDFKELRYSDCLTNFNCNGKNGTSNGRITHGFKLKSAYENGLMPYTNYTFDFKGVIDYIFYSKPQLNVLGILGPLDHHWLIENNISGCPHPHIPSDHFSLFAQLELILPHLPSVNGVHLPGRR; encoded by the exons GAAAAGTTAAAAGTTTAAGCACTGCTTTGTGGTCACTTACGCACTTGACAGCATTACATCTCAGCGACAATTCCCTTTCACGTATACCGCCAGATATTGCCAAGCTTCACAATCTGGTGTACTTAGACTTGTCATCCAATAAGATCAGAAGTTTACCGGCTGAGCTCGGAAACATGGTGTCACTCAG GGAATTGCTTTTAAACAACAACCTGTTACGGGTTCTACCTTTTGAGCTGGGAAAACTGTTTCAGTTACAAACACTGGGGTTGAAag GAAACCCACTTACTCAAGACATCCTGAATCTTTACCAGGAACCAGACGGGACTCGAAGGCTACTGAATTTCTTGCTTGATAATTTGTCAGGAAGTGCTAAAAGAA tTCCAACAGAACAGCCACCACCGTCAAGGTCATGGATTGTTTTGCAAGAGCCAGACCGAGCCCATCCCTCAG CCCTGTTTTCTGTTATGTGCTATAATGTACTGTGTGACAAATATGCTACCCGGCAGTTGTATGGCTACTGTCCATCTTGGGCTTTAAACTGGGAGTACAGGAAGAAGTCAATCATGCAGGAAATTTTAAGTTGCAGTGCAGACATAATAAGTCTTCAG gaAGTTGAAACTGAGCAgtactttcatttctttctaatgGAACTGAAGGAACAGGGTTATGATGGATTTTTTAGCCCAAAATCCCGAGCGAGGACAATGTCTGAGTCAGATAGGAAACATGTGGACGGTTGTGCAATATTCTACAAAACAGAAAA ATTTAACTTGGTCCAAAAACATACTGTTGAATTCAACCAACTGGCAATGGCCAACTCGGAAGGTTCAGAACCCATGTTAAACAGAGTCATGACTAAGGACAACATAGGTGTGGCCGTACTGTTGGAGCTACGGAAAGAGCTCATAGAACTGTCTT CTGGGAAACCCCTCCATGGAATTGAACGGCAGCTGATTCTAGTGGCTAATGCTCATATGCATTGGGATCCGGAATATTCTGATGTGAAATTGGTCCAGACAATGATGTTCCTTTCTGAGGTGAAAAACATTATAGACAAGGCTTCTCGAAGTCTAAAGCTATCTTCAGTCTCTGGTGAAACTAATGCCATTCCACTTGTTCTGTGTGCGGATCTTAACTCCTTGCCAGATTCTG gtgTTGTGGAGTACTTGACTACTGGGGGAGTAGATATAACACACAAAGATTTTAAAGAGCTTCGGTACAGTGACTGTCTCACCAACTTCAACTGTAATGGAAAGAACGGAACTTCCAATGGAAGGATTACTCATGGTTTCAAGCTGAAGAGTGCCTATGAGAATGGCCTGATGCCTTACACGAATTACACTTTTGACTTTAAg GGTGTAATCGACTATATTTTTTACTCCAAGCCTCAGCTTAATGTACTGGGAATTCTTGGGCCTCTGGACCACCACTGGCTTATTGAGAACAATATCAGCGGTTGCCCTCATCCACACATACCTTCTGACCATTTCTCTCTTTTTGCACAACTGGAGCTCATACTACCCCATCTGCCATCAGTGAATGGAGTCCACCTTCCTGGAAGGAGGTAG